The following are from one region of the Ananas comosus cultivar F153 linkage group 20, ASM154086v1, whole genome shotgun sequence genome:
- the LOC109725916 gene encoding uncharacterized protein LOC109725916 has translation MASQSPTSVSATVGYLESLTPAHSTNTCAGRPNAASTSSKSDSKKICTISLLAPVSLHQQHSSSSQLPKPPGGSMASYTTSSAEAAAREPTQRALLLAARTTIVTGASHGIRHAIAAHLASLGADVLLGYSSNSAQAELLVTKLNSSSPTTNPRTDLEGRARLSARKRPAVDPVP, from the coding sequence ATGGCGTCCCAGTCCCCTACCTCCGTCTCCGCCACCGTCGGATACTTGGAGTCACTCACCCCCGCGCACTCCACCAACACGTGCGCGGGGCGCCCGAATGCCGCCTCCACCTCATCGAAGAGcgactcaaaaaaaatttgcaccaTTTCTCTTTTAGCCCCTGTTTCGCTTCATCAACAACACTCATCATCCTCCCAACTCCCTAAACCCCCTGGCGGTTCTATGGCCTCCTATACCACCTCCTCTGCCGAGGCCGCGGCGCGGGAGCCGACGCAGCGGGCGTTACTGCTGGCGGCGCGCACCACGATCGTGACGGGCGCGTCACACGGGATCAGGCACGCCATCGCGGCGCACCTCGCGTCGCTCGGCGCCGACGTCCTCCTCGGCTACTCCTCCAACTCTGCTCAGGCTGAGCTCCTCGTCACCAAGCTCAACTCCTCGTCGCCGACAACGAATCCGAGGACGGATTTGGAAGGCAGGGCTAGGTTGTCGGCGAGGAAGAGGCCCGCGGTGGATCCCGTGCCGTAG